A region of the Pseudomonas sp. A34-9 genome:
GTGATGTCGCGCACAATCCCCGGCCGATCGTTACCCACCAATTCCATGGCTATCGGTTTCCAGGTGCAGGATTGTTCGATACCACTCTCGGCGATCAGCACGCGAATGCCGTGCGTCGACAATGCTTGTAAGGAATCGACTAATTCGTCGTAAGCCTCCGCCGGCACGCCGACCCGAAGAATGCCGGCAAACTGCCCGGCCATCCGCGACATGCGGCTTTCCAGCCAGTTGCCGCCGTGCTCGGCGATGCATTGGGCAATGCGCTCGACCTGCCCGGGTTTGTCCGGGGCGAACACGGTGAGTACGAGATGGTCCATGGCGCAGCCCTCTTGTCATGACTTTTGTTGTAGAAGAGCAAGTATAGGCAAGGGACCGTCAGCCGCCTCAGACGCCTGAAACGACAAATCGTGTACAACTTTTTATATTTAGCTGGAACAATCCATCTGTTTTTTGAGAACATCCCGTTCCGCGATGTGACCGCAATGCGACATGAGGTCGCAGAACGACGTAATTAGTCTGATTTTCACAAGCGCAACTCATCATGTAGTATGCCGCAGCGCGCACTACATAACGCTGGATCGATGTCTGCCCAAGGCATGCTCGCAACCCTGAAAGCCCCGTCAGCAAGGCCCCAAGCCGTTGATTGGTCCCAGCCCAGCCGCCAGCAATGGCATGTACTGGTCGGCAGGTTTGTGGTTTAAATGGCCAGAGGCTTCATTGTCAAATTGAAGAGCTGAAAAGCGAAATAGCTGAGCAGAGTGAGGCAAGCAATGACTGAACACGTTCAAGTCGGTGGCCTGCAGGTCGCCAAAGTCCTGTTCGACTTCGTGAACAACGAAGCCATTCCCGGTACCGGCCTCACCGCCGACAAATTCTGGGAAGGTGCCGACAAGGTCATTCATGACCTGGCGCCGAAGAACAAAGCCCTACTCGCCAAACGCGATGACTTCCAGGCACGCATTGACGCCTGGCATCAGGAACGCAACGGTCAGGCGCACGACGCCGTGGCCTATAAAGCCTTCCTGCAAGAAATCGGTTATCTGCTGCCAGAAGCGGCTGATTTCCAGGCAACGACACAAAACGTCGATGATGAAATCGCCCGCACCGCCGGCCCGCAACTTGTTGTGCCGGTGATGAACGCCCGCTTCGCTCTCAATGCCTCGAACGCCCGCTGGGGTTCGTTGTACGACGCCCTCTACGGCACCGACGCGATCAGCGAAGAAGGTGGCGCGGAAAAAGGCAAAGGCTACAACAAGGTGCGTGGCGACAAAGTCATCGCCTTCGCCCGTGCGTTCCTCGACGAAGCTGCGCCATTGGCTGCTGGCTCCCACGTCGATTCGACTGGCTACAAAATCACTGACGGCAAACTGCTGGTCACCCTCAAGGGCGGTAGCAACACTGGCCTGCGCGACGATGCGCAACTGATCGGTTTCCAGGGCGACGCCAACGCGCCAATCGCCATCCTGCTGAAACACAATGGTCTGCACTTCGAAATCCAGGTCGATGCCACCACCCCGGTTGGCCAGACCGACCCGGCCGGCGTCAAAGACATCCTGATGGAAGCGGCACTGACCACAATCATGGACTGCGAAGACTCCGTCGCCGCCGTTGATGCTGACGACAAAGTGGTGATCTACCGCAACTGGCTCGGCCTGATGAAGGGCGACCTGGCGGAATCCGTGTCCAAGGGCGGCCAGACGTTTACCCGCACCATGAACCCGGATCGCACCTACACCGCGCCGAATGGCGGTGAAGTGACGTTGCACGGTCGCTCGCTGCTGTTCGTGCGTAACGTCGGTCACCTGATG
Encoded here:
- a CDS encoding glycine cleavage system protein R; its protein translation is MDHLVLTVFAPDKPGQVERIAQCIAEHGGNWLESRMSRMAGQFAGILRVGVPAEAYDELVDSLQALSTHGIRVLIAESGIEQSCTWKPIAMELVGNDRPGIVRDITRLLSEQGVNLERLVTEVRPAPMSSEPLFHAEAILAVPLTLSLDVLQSRLETLADDLMVELVLRTDV